The Mus caroli chromosome 1, CAROLI_EIJ_v1.1, whole genome shotgun sequence genome has a window encoding:
- the Mpz gene encoding myelin protein P0: protein MAPGAPSSSPSPILAALLFSSLVLSPALAIVVYTDREIYGAVGSQVTLHCSFWSSEWVSDDISFTWRYQPEGGRDAISIFHYAKGQPYIDEVGTFKERIQWVGDPRWKDGSIVIHNLDYSDNGTFTCDVKNPPDIVGKTSQVTLYVFEKVPTRYGVVLGAVIGGILGVVLLLLLLFYLIRYCWLRRQAALQRRLSAMEKGRFHKSSKDSSKRGRQTPVLYAMLDHSRSTKAASEKKSKGLGESRKDKK, encoded by the exons ATGGCTCCCGGGGCTCCCTCCTCCAGCCCTAGCCCTATCCTGGctgccctgctcttctcttctttgG TGCTGTCTCCAGCCCTGGCCATTGTGGTTTACACGGACAGGGAAATCTATGGTGCCGTGGGCTCCCAGGTGACCCTGCACTGCTCCTTCTGGTCCAGTGAATGGGTCTCAGATGACATCTCTTTTACCTGGCGCTACCAGCCTGAAGGGGGCCGAGATGCCATTTCG ATCTTCCACTATGCCAAGGGACAACCTTACATCGATGAGGTGGGGACCTTCAAAGAGCGCATCCAGTGGGTAGGGGACCCTCGCTGGAAGGATGGCTCCATTGTCATACACAACCTAGACTACAGTGACAACGGCACTTTCACATGTGATGTCAAAAACCCACCGGACATAGTGGGCAAGACCTCTCAGGTCACGCTCTATGTCTTTGAAAAAG TGCCCACTAGGTATGGGGTGGTGTTGGGAGCTGTGATCGGGGGCATCCTCGGGGtggtgctgttgctgctgttgctcttCTACCTGATTCGGTACTGCTGGCTGCGCAGGCAGGCTGCCCTGCAGAGAAGGCTCAG TGCCATGGAGAAGGGGAGATTTCACAAATCTTCGAAGGACTCCTCGAAGCGAGGGCGGCAG ACGCCAGTGCTGTATGCCATGCTGGACCACAGCCGAAGCACCAAAGCTGCCAGTGAGAAGAAATCAAAAGGGCTGGGGGAGTCTCGCAAGGATAAGAAATAG